GGCGTGGAGGACGCCGCCGGGTTCAAGCAGCCGACGGACCCGCACCTCAAGGACCTCTTCCTCCCGTTCCGCTGCTTCTGCACCCGCAAGGACATCCAGTGCAAGGACGTGGTCCTGGACGACGCCGACGTGGCCAAGTCCATCGTCGAGTTCTCCGCCCACGGCGCCATCGAGAagctcgtcgtcggcgcctGCACCCGCGGCGGCTTCGTCCGCTTCAAGGCCGACATCCCCACCACCATCTGCAAGGGCGCCCCCGACTTCTGCACCGTGTATGTCATCAACAAGGGAAACAAGGTCTCCGCCCAGAAGAACTCCATCCGCCAGGCGCCCCGGGTGTCCCCGCTCCGGTCGCAGATCCAGAGCAtgagcgcggccgcggccgccaggccgcccgagcccgtgccgatgccggccgcggcgcagcagcagagcaAGTGGTCGACGTCGTCCAGGGGCAGCGAGAATGGGGGCGAGACGCCGAGGGTGGACAACTTCCGGTCGCCGTTTACAAGGGGATCCATGGGCCCGACGAGGAAGTCGTACGCTGATCTCAGCCACATGTCCATGCCGGACTCGGCTGACATCTCCTtcgtcagcggcggcggcggaggcgggcggcgcagcATTGATTTTTACCAGCAGCCGCGGATGTCCAACGGCTCGTCGATCGACAGCTACGACCACAGCTTCGAGATGCGGACGCCGAGCAAGTGGGGCGACtccttcggcggcggcggcacggacCTGTCCTTCTCGCAGAGCAGCACCTCGTCTTTCTCCTCCATCGGCATGGACGACTTCGAGGCCGAGATGAAGCGGCTCCGGCTCGAGCTCAAGCAGACCATGGACATGTACAGCACGGCCTGCAAGGAGGCGCTCAACGCCAAACAGAAGGCAATTTCAATTCAATTCGCTGTCATATATCACTGATCGATGGACACAACCAGTAACAAACAAGCAGCGAATCAATGAATGCAGGCGACGGAGCTGCAGCGGTGGaaagcggaggaggagcagaagaAGCAGGACCAGCACCTGACGGAGGAGTCGGCCATGGCCATGATCGATCGGGAGAAGGCCAAGGCGaaggcggccatggaggcggcggaggcgtcgCAGCGGATCGCGGAGCTAGAAGTCCAGAAGCGGATCAGCGCGGagaagaagctgctcaagGAAGCCGAGGAGCGCAAGAACCGCGGCGTAGGCGGGGGCTCGCACGAGATGGTCCGGTACCGGCGCTACAGCATCGAGGAGATCGAGCACGCCACGGAGCATTTCAGCGACGCGCGCAAGGTGGGCGAGGGCGGCTACGGGCCCGTCTACAAAGGGCAGCTCGACCACACCCAGGTCGCCATCAAGGTGCTCCGCCCGGACGCCGCCCAGGGCCGGTCGCAGTTCCAGCAGGAGGTGGAAGTCCTGAGCTGCATCAGGCACCCGAAcatggtgctcctcctcggcgccTGCCCGGAGTACGGCTGCCTCGTCTACGAGTACATGGCCAACGGCAGCCTCGACGACTGCCTCTTCCGCCGCAGCGGCGGGCCCGTCATCCCGTGGCAGCACCGGTTCCGCATTGCGTCGGAGATCGCCACGGGCTTGCTGTTCCTGCACCAGAAGAAGCCGGAACCGCTGGTGCACCGCGACCTGAAGCCGGGGAACATCCTGCTCGACCGGAACTACGTGAGCAAGATCAGCGACGTCGGGCTGGCGAGGCTGGTGCCGCCGTCCGTGGCGGACACCGTGACGCAGTACCGGATGACGTCCACGGCGGGGACCTTCTGCTACATCGACCCGGAGTACCAGCAGACGGGGATGCTCGGGGTGAAGTCGGACGTCTACTCGTTGGgggtgatgctgctgcagatCATCACGGCAAAACCGCCCATGGGGCTGTCGCACCACGTCGGGCGCGCCCTTGAGCGCGGGTCGTTCGGCGAAATGCTTGACCCGGCCGTGCACGACTGGCCCGTCGAGGAGGCGCAGTGCCTCGCCGAGATGGCGCTCCGCTGCTGCGAGCTCCGGCGGAAGGACCGCCCGGACCTGGGAAACGTCGTGCTCCCGGAGCTCAACCGCCTGCGAGCACTGGGCGAGGACAACATGCAGTTCTGCGGCGCCATACCGttccggggcggcggcggcatgcaCAGCTCCGCCATGTTCAGCAATATGCCGCCCGCGTCACACGCTCCCGTGAGATCTCATCCCAACCGATCTCCATTAATTTGGTGTCTCCCCAACAAAATCTCATTAATTTGGTGCGGAATTTTGCAGGAAGTCATGAACGATTCGCATGATTATCCGATGAGGTCGGTGTTCAGCACAAGAACGGGCGATTCAGGTATGCCTCCGAGAAGATCCAACGTTTGACTGACGCATCCATCAACTGGCTGTGGTGTGTTCCATTGTGTTGGTGCTGACATGGAGGGGAGGAATCAAGTAACAAGATGGCACCTGTGCTGTGGATCGTGTTCGTATAAAAAGGGTACAATTGGTAGCTGCCTAGCATGAGGATTGAGGTGAGATGGAGCAGGTTTCACTCCAGTTAGCCCAAGAAATGTGCAAAACTTGTCCTTGCACAAGCTGTTGCTGATACAGAACCATGTGCTCTGCCATTGCAGTGTACGTCTGGTTGTAATTTGCGAATCTGTACATTTTTGGGGGCAGTGGGGGAAGGTTCAGTAATATGGAAATTGCTAACTAGTACTTAAGTGTTTCTTCACCATCAAAGTACTTGAATATCCATGATTTGATTTCTAGGCAAGAGGTGAACGGCGGAGATCCctcaaataaaatctcataagCTCAGAAGTCAGAATTTGAGTATTCTATAGGAAATTATATCGTCGAGGTACTCGCTACTCGGTATGGCTCAAACTAAGAATTTCATGAACACGATACTCCCAAAATGGATTAAAATATGTCGAACGAAGTAACAAGGTTTGGTCCACACTTACAAATAAGCCGGTGGTCTCAATTCTCAAAGCTAGTTCAGATCCAGCCATTgggtggatttttttttagagcaaaaGGGTTTCCCCTGTTCCATTTATCATCGGACAAATGAAACAATGTCTCAGAACTTGACGGTGACGCTCTCTCTCGGCCTACAAGCCTTCCTCGTCGAACAAAAGCTAGTCTAATAAAAACATTGGGTGGATGTATGGTACAATTTGTAGTTTTGTACATGCCTAGCATGAGGATTGAGGTGACATGGAGCAGATTTGTGAAAATAAATTTGTCCTTGCACAAGCTGTCGCTGATACATCTGCTCTACCTTTGCAGTGTAAGTTTGGTTGTGATTTCTGAATCTGTGCTCTTTTGGCTGCAGTGAGAAAAGTTCAGTAAAATGGAAATTGCtaactagtagtactagtgTTTCTTCACCATCAGAGTACTCTTTTCTGAGAAAACCATCAAAGTACTCGAATATCCATCATTTGATTTCTAGGTAAGAGGTGAAGGGTGGAGCTCCATTAAATAAAGGGTGTAGCTATCTCTAAGTCGtctgttttttaagaaataaGTTTTAAATATCAGTCGACGTTTCAAAGCCACTAGAATATGGTCTGAAGGTCATGTCCATTCTCTCATCTCTCACTCGGTattgttggattaagatccaacGGCTAACTTGTCAattgatctctaactaaaaaaagGGTGACttatcaatagcaaaaccgttaaaTAAAACCCCATTTCCTCAGAAGTCAGAATCCCAGTATCCTGTAACAATTTGTATTGTTGAAGTATGCGCGGGCGAGGCACTAGCGGGCTGTAAAACAGCCTAGTAACTTAATTAAAAACTAAAGCATTCCAACCCAATAAAAAGTAGTCCAACTCAGTCCATTCCATAAATATGaaagtttctaaaaaaaatgcattaaGTTTTTCCTT
This is a stretch of genomic DNA from Brachypodium distachyon strain Bd21 chromosome 1, Brachypodium_distachyon_v3.0, whole genome shotgun sequence. It encodes these proteins:
- the LOC100844153 gene encoding U-box domain-containing protein 52, translated to MGRYDGGKEAADTLLGYPLVGVCIDKDKNSQNALKWAIDTIVGKGQTIVLVHVNTKGVSGGVEDAAGFKQPTDPHLKDLFLPFRCFCTRKDIQCKDVVLDDADVAKSIVEFSAHGAIEKLVVGACTRGGFVRFKADIPTTICKGAPDFCTVYVINKGNKVSAQKNSIRQAPRVSPLRSQIQSMSAAAAARPPEPVPMPAAAQQQSKWSTSSRGSENGGETPRVDNFRSPFTRGSMGPTRKSYADLSHMSMPDSADISFVSGGGGGGRRSIDFYQQPRMSNGSSIDSYDHSFEMRTPSKWGDSFGGGGTDLSFSQSSTSSFSSIGMDDFEAEMKRLRLELKQTMDMYSTACKEALNAKQKATELQRWKAEEEQKKQDQHLTEESAMAMIDREKAKAKAAMEAAEASQRIAELEVQKRISAEKKLLKEAEERKNRGVGGGSHEMVRYRRYSIEEIEHATEHFSDARKVGEGGYGPVYKGQLDHTQVAIKVLRPDAAQGRSQFQQEVEVLSCIRHPNMVLLLGACPEYGCLVYEYMANGSLDDCLFRRSGGPVIPWQHRFRIASEIATGLLFLHQKKPEPLVHRDLKPGNILLDRNYVSKISDVGLARLVPPSVADTVTQYRMTSTAGTFCYIDPEYQQTGMLGVKSDVYSLGVMLLQIITAKPPMGLSHHVGRALERGSFGEMLDPAVHDWPVEEAQCLAEMALRCCELRRKDRPDLGNVVLPELNRLRALGEDNMQFCGAIPFRGGGGMHSSAMFSNMPPASHAPEVMNDSHDYPMRSVFSTRTGDSGMPPRRSNV